gtttaatttttgttttggttttctcCGCTAACGGCTGGGAGACTGTGTGTATTGTAAACAGAAATGACGAGAAAAGAAAAAACACAGTTAAAATATGCTTTTTAAATAGACCCACTATCGGGTTATCGGTTGAAATAATAACAAGTTGGGAGTTTCATGATCGTGACGCATTTGATTATGTGGTATAGCAATCGTATTAGAATCAGTAGTTGGTGTTCGTTTGAACTAGAGGTCAGTGATATTGTTTAGGTTGTAAGTTAGAATGTCGGAAGTTCAGAAAGTATATTTACGGACATGGTTTATGCTGAGAAGAGGAAACGTTGGAGCTATTATCGGAAAAACACTCATCAAGTAACGCAAGACCTCATTAAAATGCATGGTTAAGCGTCTACCACGGCAGCTCTTTGTTGGGGAACCTTTTGCTTTCTTCTCGCCAATCACATTTAGGGGATGTGATACATGCCCAATGCTTCTAAAAAATTCAACTCCAATACTCATTTATACTTTTCCTTCTCTTCTACTTTCAGTTGCAATAATAAGAGAGGCTAACGAAGAATTCGCAGCTTAACTTAAGCACCTTCCAATTGTGTTGTGGAAATCATCAAAACTAATTGGAAAGCCATAACAGTTATCCGGTCGTCTCAGAATATCAATCGAAGAGAAACAATCCTTCAATTGATTCTCCTAAGTATTGCCGAACAAACTTGAAAATTTGTTCCGGCAAAAGGATTTTGGGACGAATTTAGATCGGATATTGTGTTGGAATCTGAAAACAACCAATCAACAGCGATAAATACGAAAAGGAAGAAAACCTTTGGTGATTGGTGTCTACGTTATAAATTAATCGCGATTATATACTGTGTTTAAATAGTTGTTGACATGAATGTATTAAACAATAACAGTGATGATGTGGTTGAATGTCCACTGTGCATGGAACCCTTAGAAGCTGACGATCTTAATTTCTATCCATGCACTTGTGGCTATCAGGTAATTTATCTTATTCATATGTTTTCATGGTTTTATGCAACTGATTGGGGTTCTTGACTTtgtttcagatttgtcggttctGCTGGCACAGAATTCGTACTGACGAAAATGAATTGTGTCCCGCGTGTCGTAAGGCATATCCAGAAAATCCAGCGGATTTTACACCTCTATCGCAAGAACAGGTATGTATTGTATACATTGGATTTGTTAGGGTATCAAGCGCAAGcttctgttaaaaaaaatggCCCCGGCTTTGCTATcttaggcttatcacttgcaaagTATTAAAAGGAAATGCTTTCGTAAATTTAGCACAGTTTTAATTAGAATCGAAATTCGAATTAGAGAAAGATTAGATATGAGTGAGAAAGATATCGAGAATACAGAAGGCATACTTCCGATTTGCTGGTAATCTTTAGTAATTTCTGATTAACAACTTCGTCGCTTTTCTCATTGTTAGGTAATTTTTTTACAGACTTTAAATCATATGCAATAGTTCCGCAATTGATTCACTTCCCTTTCAATGTCTCTGTTATCTACTGCTGTTATTGTTGTTGAGTCAATTGTTGAAAAAAGACAGAAAACACGAACGGAGATCACAAGCTAGCCCGCCTGGTCAACACCCGCCACCATAGAATTCGTCAAAAATTGCACGAAAAATTAGTTCTTATGGTTGCCGATTCTAGTCATTGAAATGCGATAGCCACATCTATGGGTTATCTTTCGCTGTTGTCTCTTGATAATGTGCTTCGGTTCTCCCACGATTGTACGAGAAGCTTGCGCTCTCCTTTCATTGTTTTGCAACATGTAGTTCTCCCGAGCCTCAATCGCCATCTATCCTGGGATAGTGAGTTCCATTGGATGGACCTTTCCACTGTTGCTTTCGTCTTTTGATCAACATATGTTTCCATGTTGTTATTGTTTCAATCCAGTATACTCCAATGACACTAGCCAGACATGAATTAATGAATGTTTGGAACTTTCGAGTAGTAATGGCCGTCACTTTCCGTACGCTACTTTTATATAGTCGCGCAAAGACGACATTACTGCAGAACTGCCACAACTTGATGATCGTGTTGAGGTAGTTTGTAATGAACTAAAGGTATTTCGAGGTGGTCAAACGActatcctaagtggccgaagaTGACCTAGAGGAAAGAGCTATCCTAAAAATCTAAAACGTTGGCGAAATTGAGCGTGAAGTTCTgcctgcaaatactgaagctccatcggagCGCTCGGTCGACaggtgcttgcacgcctctgtgctagccaggctcgggaatgtggggggtcctttgagcgctacgttctctcacgtgtcattatacaaaatttacgTGTCGATACCAGTACGTGTGTTTGCACCGGATATTGAAAATAATCGCACAAACATAGGGATTCGCGTAAGCCTAACGAGTTAAACTAGAACACGAGCTATAgcctaaaaaatgaaaataaaaaaaacaacggcGCGTGGATCTATAAATCTCCGGATCCGAGCACCGCGATCGAGGAGGGGAGATCCAGGATGGATCACAGTCTCGATTTCTGTTTTTTCTGCTTCAGATGGTTATTGAGTTGCGGCTCCTGagattccctcccttccttgacatcctcttttcattattctggaggatgtccctaattgTGAGAGCTTTGCAGGGACTAAGGAGGAGTAGAGAGGAAAGGAATCCTCAAAATAAAGAAGGTTAATTATGATTCATTACGGGATATATTCAAAGGaaagaattaattaaaaaaaaaagcctaAGCTCTGTGTGACTATCGAGTACAttccttaaaaaagaaaatttagttAGCATAAGAAGCTTTcgataatgtgcaatctgcgcgGTCCGTTGCTTTCTCGCGGTATCAGGAAACCTTTCGGATGTTCCAATAGATGTAACGCTCGGTTGCTAACTTTGCAAGTTTTCAGGCTATAAAATTCACATAATTCAGAGAAAACTGCACGAAACAATTAACTACGGAAAATTCTACGAGCTACAATGTTTTCAGGTAAATTCTCGTTGATTGAAAAGGAAAATCGCGGAAAACACAAAGTACTGACTTCCGTTCAATGCAGTTTCCTTGCGAAAAACTCACGTTCTGCTCTGTGCCTTTGTTCTCCCCTACCTATCCGCTGTCTCTCGATCAACCGGTCCCGGCAAGCCAGGCATTGATCTTCTAGAGTTCATGTTGTCAGCAAGATACCCAGTAGGCTTGACGGATGCGGctgatcattcccctctgttaCGATCAATAATTTGCAATATGCGGCAAAATTGAAGGTAAtacattatttgatcaaattaatcccgaaaaaggcAAACAAAATCCCGCTCCTGTCGCGATGCCGCGCCCACTACAAATTGTATCTTCATTTTGGGTAAAACACGATCCGAATATGACCCACGCAGTGTTCTTAGAGGAATTCAAGGTGTTTAAGGATAGGATCGACGACAATGTCACGATTAAATTGGGCAAGAGAAAGTTATGTGTGCTTGTTTTATGCTCCGCTAGTTAACAGACAAATTGTGGAACATACAAAAAACTTAATAAAGCGAGGAATACAAATATCTTAGATTTGATTGTGACTGAAACCATTGTGCTATTGAGAAGACATCTAGCTTGAGTGGGCTTGGCAAAGAAATTGCATTTCTAGAAGTCACGAATCAATATAAGTCCATTTAATGTCATGATTCTAAAGAAATCGGGAATACGTTCCGTATGGTCAGACGATCAACGGTACGTACAATTTAGCTATTGTGAAACGATTGTGGAAGGGAACTCTACATAGCAGTCTAGGAAATCGCGAGGTGCAAAACGCTAGATTAAAGGTAGCTGGTATCTCGTCTTTTTTGACTATTTTTTCCCGAAAAGGAGGCaggagtgttccctcggtccaccaagtgtttccacacaatccatctcgatattattggccctttgcgagactcggcATAGGATGGTGAAGGTCGCTTTATTGGCTCAAGACGACtcttcttggtcgcaggtcctgccactcgtttTTCTTGGCCTCCGAGCAGCTAATCGCGAAGGATTTGCTGCAAGTccggcggagctggtatacgaatTGAACCTGAGCCACTCCAGCGAACCTGTTCTCGATATCAGGTCGGAATTCAACGCTACCGGTCTGTTCCttctgctcaaggacgcaatcCAAAAACTGAAGCCGCTACCACCCGCCAACCATGCGAAAACCGTGCCCAGTGATCTCGAATCCTTTATGTATGCAGGACGGACGCTCCTCGTCGCTGCACCGAATCGGACGCTAAACATTTTGCCGAATTGCTTGCTTATTCTTAGACATTAGAAAGCTTGTGCTCTTTTGCTGATCCTGATTTTCTATCCTCCCCAAGAAACACGATCGAAAACTTATGAACTAGAATGTTGGAGTTCAGTTGTTAGTTTTCtagagaataggaaaaacacTAGTCCTTGCAAAAGAAAAATCTTTCTgaggacatggattgattttttaCTGACGCATGACATTTACATTTTATCTAATATTCCATCTTCACATGCTtaacttcatttttttaaaggggggtttagagaagaagctcaatggctgccagacttgattaacctttttggtgaagagcagcgcctactgcgatgttagaggcatcaacaaaaacggctaggggtgcatcttgttgaggaaatgccaaaagtgtaccATCAGGCAGTTGTTGTCGGGTTTGTCAAACGcgtggacagcctcttcagaccacacaatctctcgtgtgttttttgttttggggccagacaagtacgtgttcaaaacggactggtgttgggcggccttgggcaggaaacgacgatagaagtttagcatgctcaagaacctccgcaactccttcacagttttcggatgcgggaagcttgtgatcgcttgcatcttgtctgggtcgggatgtattccgtcaggggaaatggattggccgaggaatctcacctgtgtctggagaaacttgcatttattaacgtttaggactaaaccggcctcaaggagacgttgaaaaatgcactcgagatgggctaagtgctcagactctgaggaacaaccgaccaaaacatcatccaagtacacgaaacagaagtcgaggtttcgcaggaccgagtggatgaatctttgaaaggtttgtgccgcattgcacaacccgacaGTCATCCGCGTGCACTTTAAGAGTCCAAAGAGTGtgtatattgccgtctttggaatgtctctggagctacaggggttTGGTGAAACgccttggctaaatccaaggttgaaaagatgtggcagtttgcgagatgatgtgcaaagtcgtggatgagtggaattggatatcggtcaggaacaatcTATGCGTTTAACCTTCTAATATTCCCACTTGGCGCCATTCGTCGTttagcttagggaccatatggagtgcgGAAGACTAAgagctgtctgaaggtctgcagataccctgtttccttgccagcttctggggtggtagaggacgcacctttgagaagataggagaaccagtggtgttaatgtggtgctgcacattgtgcttaactggtttagagagactacattcggtagtaacctgactgaacttttggaggagtgcccgaacacgagagtcggtaatgtcctccaaaagtacggaaagattgttgttggggtgtgATGAGATTCTGTCTGACGAGTTAACATTgtttgtggggtctataagggacctgttttGTGTGTGACACAAGAAGACTGCGCATAAAGTGGGGAAGCTGATATCCACTAAGATGAATCGCCACaggaacgtcctacgcaagccaagactcacgtccacttgcctgcaaccgtaggtgttaatgcgcgaggaatttgccgctgtATGTTTTAAAGGTTGTGGGAATAGCCGGTGGTGCCGGGGTATGGGAAGAACCGAAATCTCCCACCAGTATCAACAAGATAACTGTGCCTGTTGAGCGGgccgtaaattgttaggcgacgtggcgttgCGTTCTgtgtggccgtcgccaagaacccctcggacctagttttttgtgttaggcgcgaatttacatggGAGCatacatctggtagctttttcgccgaatatacgatggtaccaacaaatgcttggaTCCGTAGGTtctcctgacgacctgctatccgatcgcccttttcggagaGCAGCGGCATGGCATCTGGCATCTGTCcgtcgcattaacaacattcgaaataaatttcgaatgtggcTAACCtgctgcgtcataggggaaaccGGAGCTTGAGAACTCTGGCTTTTAGTAGGCTCAAAGTACTATATATTTGCCATTTGAGACAATCACAAACATCCGTGACTGTGGCCGATGTCGAGATTTCGAAGCTGACGCGacaatcatttcggccattgcATCATCCGGCTCCAATCTACATCATATTCCAAGTAAACTCTATTGAATTGTGATAACTTTAGTGAGTTTGTTGAAAATCTCTAAGCCGCGGCGATCATATCTTTTCTTAGTTTGTCGCTCAGTAGCAGGATCAGCTTTCGACTTTTTGATTAAAGGCTTGGTTCGGTGGAGGTGGAGGGACTGAGGCTTGATAATCAATATTTCGCGTATCAAGCTGACTTTTAATAATATCTTCTTCTTATTTACAGATAGCAGCCTTGAAAGCGGAAAAAAGGCAGCGTGACCAACAACGAAAGCAAAAAATTACCGAAAACCGGAAGCATTTGGCAAACGTTCGTGTTGTCCAGAAGAATCTTGTTTTTGTAGTAGGTCTGCCGCCAAGACTGGCAGATGCAGATGTGAGTTGCAAGTTATTAAGGGTTCTTTGAATACAATCCATCCTAATCTTTATATTCTCCCCTTCCCTGGATAGATTCTAAAAAAACATGAGTATTTTGGAAAATACGGCAAAATACATAAAGTTGTGATAAACCCTAGTACTGCGTATGCTGGGCAACAGGTAAGTGGGTTTCTCGTAAGTAGACTTTCGTGCATTGTCCATTTTCGTAATGAACTTTCCCATACAATGCTTGCGGCGTTAAATGCAATTGTTGATTGCTTACTTTGAGGGTAAATTTGTAAGGAAAGTGTTTAATTTCAGGGTCCTTCAGCGTCAGCGTATGTCACATACGTACACAACAACGACGCATTACGCGCAATACAAAGTGTTAACAATATCGCTATAGACGGTCGACTGATAAAAACTAGTTTAGGTACAACTAAGTATTGTAGCCACTTCATGAAAAATCAGCAGTGTCCAAAAAGTGACTGTATGTATTTACATGAATTGGGCGACCCCGAAGCTAGTTTTACAAAAGATGAAATGCATCAGGGCAAACATCAAGAGTATGAAAAACGATTGCATGAAGCGCTGATAGCATCGTCGAACGGTAGTGTAACTACAAATAGTAAAAGTGGTGATAATAAATTAGGTAATGGTACAGGGACTGTACCGAGTAAGGAAGCGTGGCCCAGTCTTTCGGTATCGCCGGTCAATACAAAAGAACAGCCAACAAAAAGTAATGGTAAAGGTAAGTGGAGTCGGTGTTCCTTTggcgtttttaaagttttccaaaaagaCATGATCGACTTTACTATTGCTATGCGTTAACAATTCCCTGAAACAGTATAAGCTTTATAAACAAGGCTCCAAAGATTTGTCGTGATTTGGAAATTGACTGGTAAATTCTATTCTCGTAGGTAATAAGGAAGGTAATAGAAAACATGACAAAACGAGAGGTGATAAAAAAGGTCAAAAGAACCAAAAAGGTCGGAACgatagctcgaataacaacagtaGTAGCAATCACAACAAGGCAGAACACAATAATAACATAACAAATGGTGTGACAACAACATCTAcaaatcatcaccatcaacaaaATGGTACAACAAAAGACACAAGTAGTCAGAGTCAAACGACAAATGACACGGGAACAAGAGCAACAACACCAGGATCGACATCTACGACATCATCAAATGATAAACAGCCGACGaaacagcaacagcagcaacaacaacagcaacagcatcaacaacatccaGCAGCGAATCATATAAGTGCCGATGACGAGGTGAATCTTATTGATGATCTCGACAAGGACACTTCTAGCGAGGATAATGATGCGAAAAATGGTGATACAAGATCGTTAAGGTAAATTGAGAAATGAAGGTTTGTTGTAGGcttgaatttgtttttattttgattgaCTTTCACTTGTTTGTTATTAACAATTGACGATAATAGTCAGATAAGGCAATGGGTGCTGCTCGTTCATTTGTTATTCTGTTCAGTTGCTATGGCAGAGTAGAAGCTTAGCAGTGAAATAGCACAAGATCTTTACCAAGTTTTCTCTCGTAATTATGAAAAGGAGTCTTTTCACTTATTATATTCAATTTGCCTCTCGACAGTAGTTCATCGAGCAACAGCTGTAATAGTGGTGAGAGTGGTTCAACGCTTAGTGAAAGTACAAGTGGCAAAAGTTCACCGGGCAGTTTCCCAGATCATCCACTAGCTGCTACGCCTGAAAGTCAAAAAACGACCACATCGTCATCGTCGTCATCCTCCTCGATGACAGATACGCAAGGAGATTTAAGTTCAGATAGTTCAATAACACAACAACAGCAGATACCCAACAGTTCAGCAGATACAAATTCGTCTAACACAACAAATAGCAGTAAGAGTGAAATGAGTAATATTACGTCGATAGTTACTCAATCTAGTGATGAATCTACCCTAATTGATACTTCAGGTGAGGCTAGAAACCCTCAGGGGAACCCTATGCTAATCTGCTTCCAATCTCCTTACAGCATGCCTATCGAAATTAAGTTTATTCGATGATAACAATAGTTTCTTCTCACCATCATTCGATCAATTCTTCAAAGAGAAATTAGATAACGATAATCGCACAGTTATCAATAATCAGATAAACAACGCCATCACATCACAACTACCCGATCTACTTAGCGGTAATGTCCGACTTTATGTGAAAATTATGTGTTTTGTCCTAATATCCAGTTCTACTTGACAAAATAAGGTATCGACGGTTATCAAAATCAAAACACATCATCATCGATTCTAAACGGTTTGAGTGGGATTGGCGGAGGCCTGTGTGGTCTGGGAGGTCTTAACCCATCGACCGGAGCAAATACCACGGTCTCATCAAACAATAGCTTTATTGATAGTCCTGACAAATTTATCTTGTCAACGCTCAATTCCGCGGAGGAATGGGAACAGGCTTTGAAAATTCTAATGATGCGTAGTACTAAGCCAATGGAAgagcaacagcatcaacaacaggaGGAATATCTACGATTGCAAGAATTGCAAAAACGAAATCTAATGAATACGATCGGAATGAATCCACCTCATTTACAcggtaaattaaataaaattggagTTAAATGGATGAAACGTGATGCAGTGCTCCCCTTTTTCCTCCTTTACAGATTTCAATGGCGATTTTCTTCATAACGGTACAGATATGAACAGACTATCACAGTCACATTTatatcaacaacagcagcagcagcaacaacaacaacacagaCAGCCCAACAATTTACATGCAGATCATAACAGTATATTTGGTACAAATATGTCGAAATTCTTCGATTTCCATAAGAATCAACAGCAACAGCAAATGCAGCATCAGGTGAGTGGTTGTTCTTGTTTGACTTCTTTCCGTTAACTCATAGGTGTACCGTGGCTTGCTAAGATTTACCGGAGTTGTATCTTTTTGGGATACGTATTATACTGGCAGACGCGACCATGGTTCTGAGGACCTCCATTAAATACGCTCGGGAGTTCTGTCAGACTATGCCAGTTccgatgctggacagcgaaccCCTTCGgctatagtaacatcctagacgaagtgaTTCGGAAACTGGGCATTCCCAACCCAAGCCgaacttcacgaaaaactttgctgtggactttgcaACTAAGGCAGGGTGAAAGACCtccggcgtgttgcaaggctatgacgcagtattcttcactgacgAATCAGAAACGATCTGCCGAGTTGGTGCGGGAATTTTCTCGGATAAACGGAGTGTATTCGGGTCGTACAGTATTCCAGGATTCACTAATGTATTTAAAGCGCGGAATTATTGTCGTTATTGGAAACCCATCGATGACTGGGGCAAGATCAGGgcctcaagcgtaacatagccgttcagaccgacagccaagtggacATTAAAGCCTTGCTTTCAGCGGCGACATTGTCCAGGCTGGGGTAGTGCAAAAACGCGCTGAAAAGTCTgagcggcacgctcaaagtTACCCTCCTTTGGGTTCCCACTCAAAAGAGCATAAAGGTGATTAAGCGAGCTGACGGACTAGCGGGGGTCTTCATCCGGTAGTTTGTTATTCTATGCCCATTTCTACTGATGCTCTGATGAGATACTATGCATGGTTGTAAATATTTCACCCCTTCCCTCCCTTCCATCCCACACTAACTCACGGGGGCCATTCAGTTTTGAGAGACCTTTCAATGTATCTTTGTAAATATATCACACAGGTGAACGCTTCCCGAAAATTTGGGATACGTATTCTCCTTCCGCAACGCGTGATCGCTTTCCTGAAGACATGATCGTCTTTCGCAACACCTGATCACCGttccaaaatatttgataaCCTTCCGGAAGAGGTGATCGCTTTACGAATCAAGTGATCGTCTTCCGAAACACCTGATTGCTTTTGGGAATACCTGATCACCTCCTGAAACACGTGATCGGCTCTTGAAACACGTGATCACGTCCTGAAACACGTGATCGTTTAGCGAAACATATGATTGCCTTTTGGAACATGCGATCGCCTTCTGGAGGATgtgatcttttatttgataccccacatgactatcttcGGTGAAAAAAGGCGGACTCCccttacaaattcaacataaaatggcgtcaAGTGCTATATGTAGAACGATTCATAGACAatatcttttcaccaaatttcgtggtaattggttcagccgtttccgagtaaaccggatgtgacagacatagagacagtgaatcgatcttaataaggttttggtttacacaaaactttaaaaaaggacggttcgaccgcgcgcgtgtagctataaaactccggacccgagtacCGGGATCGAAAAAGATAGGTTTTATCATTAAAAAACTGGTGCGTATTGTCGTATGGACTCAAAAGAGTTTTTATGTCCAGAAGAAAGGCTATTGTGTCTTGCAATTAATTCCGAGCAAGACATTGGTTTTCAGGATAAGGAAATTATGCCCAACCGAATGAGTTCTTCGGTTGGCGAACCGGAAGTCCGGGATAGAATTCTTCATGGAGTTGATGGTCCGCTTGAGCATTTTGGCGGAGGTTGAAAGGATAGATCCCTTGCTATCCGGGAGGAGAACATTTTCATTCCAACTCGTGGAGAAATGAGCGTCCAGCAAGCAATAGTTGAATAATGTTAACAGAAAAGGACTGATGGATATCGagtatttttaagaaatttggGATTATGGAAGGGATCCTGTTAACTTTTGCTCTTCCTCTCTTTGAGGAATGTTGCAACCAATTTGGGCTTGACGGAGTTAATTTACGGGAGTGGACCCATAAGTCTGAGGAGAGTGTATTGAAACATTCCAGTCAGGCTAATTGTCTGAGAGTGCAACTGTGAGGATCAAAGGGAGTTAAGTGTTGCGTTGAAGGATTTAATTGATAGATCGACCTCAGCTTCAATATTTTGGTAAAGCTTGTGTGGAGTGGTTTGCTTTTATATAGAATGACATCATTCTACGGTTAGCAGTCTTTCCATGTAGCGGGCAAATTCGCCTGAGTTCGATATTGGAGAGGTGGCTGTGGTTAAGCTACAAGGTCTAGATCCTTTCACAAATTGAGGAATTAAGAAAATAGATGTTTCTTTTAAGAAGAGAGTATTgcgaaaatatctttttctaaATAGTCGCCGCTGTAGACTTTTCTTGTAGAGGAATTTTGGGAGGATACCGTCCAAGTTGAGGAAGGGTGCTGGCACGAACTCATGACGTGCCCTTTGAATTGCTTCAGTGTATTGACAAAAACGATCAATTGTATCATTAGCAATTCTCTTGTTCTATGGGAGTGGGAGCTAGAACAATCTAACTTTGAGGAATTGGCAGTTGGGTTTTTGAAATCCGGAGAAGTTAGAGGCGGTAGGCAAATGGCTTAATCGGGGAGTTTGATATAAAAGATGACAGCGTCTCGGCACTGATGTCAGATACAGTTTCAAGAAATGAGCTGGCGATTAGATCCAGAATTGAACGGTGTGAACGAGAAATGGAAGAGGTATAAATGGGTGTCCTTCACATTTAGTAGGAGTGCCGGGCTTTTGTGCAGCGTTCATTGCAGTCTGTGCTCGTTATTGTTTAATCCAATCAGGGGATGTGCCTGTCATTTAAGCTGCTCCTTAAAATCAGGACAACGATTTGTTAGTTGGAGGATAGGTTGTTGGGACAGTAGGGAAATAACGTTACTAAGCTGAAGGTGTCGAGGTTCGATCGAGGCAATGGTAACATCTATAGTTCAATATCATAAGGTTGATAATCGTGTTAAATATCACCCTGAACTGGCGTAACTGGTCTAGGATAGTAGGCATGtgcggttgaagagttttggtTGTCGCTATCGTACGTATAAGTGAGAAACAGGGATGTCCCAGTGAAAGGTATCTTCGAAATTGCATACGGTCTAGTGGATGGGATCTGGCTGGTTTAGGAAGATGGAACCCGCTTTTGGACGGGGTGGTTGCTTACCTTCTCTCAGTTTACGCACTTGAAATTTCCGTCCGCCGTCTTAGGATACTCGCAAATCTACTACTTATCAATATATGGTAAATTTGATGTTTAAACCGTTATTCGTCGCAAAGCTGGGAACATTTCCGTTGAGTATGTTATGCTGGCTCGTTGTGTGTCCATCTTCTTCCTCtcttattcaaataaaattgttaGACGATTTCGTTCCTTCGTACCTTGCATCTTCCTAATTAAGCGGTGGATTAGAGTTGGCCGAAATCTATTTTTTTGTGGTTGTATCCATCATGGATGACTTTTCTTTTTGAAACCTTTCTTTGGTAATAGGTATAGACAAAAGTCTGCACCATGGATTTGGTAGGCGGCCACTTTATGCTGATGTGAGTGGTTAGTTTTCCTGCAAATGGTACGTTGTGTACTCGATGGTTTCCTATATGTATCGAATTCGAAACCGTTATTCCTCTTTGTCATTGCTTAT
The window above is part of the Hermetia illucens chromosome 3, iHerIll2.2.curated.20191125, whole genome shotgun sequence genome. Proteins encoded here:
- the LOC119653236 gene encoding probable serine/threonine-protein kinase DDB_G0282963 isoform X4; this translates as MNVLNNNSDDVVECPLCMEPLEADDLNFYPCTCGYQICRFCWHRIRTDENELCPACRKAYPENPADFTPLSQEQIAALKAEKRQRDQQRKQKITENRKHLANVRVVQKNLVFVVGLPPRLADADILKKHEYFGKYGKIHKVVINPSTAYAGQQGPSASAYVTYVHNNDALRAIQSVNNIAIDGRLIKTSLGTTKYCSHFMKNQQCPKSDCMYLHELGDPEASFTKDEMHQGKHQEYEKRLHEALIASSNGSVTTNSKSGDNKLGNGTGTVPSKEAWPSLSVSPVNTKEQPTKSNGKGNKEGNRKHDKTRGDKKGQKNQKGRNDSSNNNSSSNHNKAEHNNNITNGVTTTSTNHHHQQNGTTKDTSSQSQTTNDTGTRATTPGSTSTTSSNDKQPTKQQQQQQQQQQHQQHPAANHISADDEVNLIDDLDKDTSSEDNDAKNGDTRSLSSSSSNSCNSGESGSTLSESTSGKSSPGSFPDHPLAATPESQKTTTSSSSSSSSMTDTQGDLSSDSSITQQQQIPNSSADTNSSNTTNSSKSEMSNITSIVTQSSDESTLIDTSACLSKLSLFDDNNSFFSPSFDQFFKEKLDNDNRTVINNQINNAITSQLPDLLSGIDGYQNQNTSSSILNGLSGIGGGLCGLGGLNPSTGANTTVSSNNSFIDSPDKFILSTLNSAEEWEQALKILMMRSTKPMEEQQHQQQEEYLRLQELQKRNLMNTIGMNPPHLHDFNGDFLHNGTDMNRLSQSHLYQQQQQQQQQQHRQPNNLHADHNSIFGTNMSKFFDFHKNQQQQQMQHQHLLMNGYAMLNDHRDHLSMAALLENRMNSQHMEHTNGLIGQQLQKQRIFNKFDQIGSHNSSNMLMNPNNNPQQQQNRIHNQYPQNAPVDDDLESCQRTRMPPPGFNHMNAFGFGVPRPQGSKILPFMNNAQQQMPQQNNWPHHMGSFPQSQPPQQQQQQGNEQQMHMGQPNQNHNKAGYGNMSDWTAMDPAILSFRQFPSYPSHQQHDMFMHLNPQSGQGFGHHGQQMQNNMMNQQQQQQQQQQQQQNSAPQVNYSHSNWFNNSNEQSMFMNSLGNGYTSNYEKFSLPPGIHINNMNNCISGNKQQKTECIN
- the LOC119653236 gene encoding putative mediator of RNA polymerase II transcription subunit 26 isoform X3, which gives rise to MNVLNNNSDDVVECPLCMEPLEADDLNFYPCTCGYQICRFCWHRIRTDENELCPACRKAYPENPADFTPLSQEQIAALKAEKRQRDQQRKQKITENRKHLANVRVVQKNLVFVVGLPPRLADADILKKHEYFGKYGKIHKVVINPSTAYAGQQGPSASAYVTYVHNNDALRAIQSVNNIAIDGRLIKTSLGTTKYCSHFMKNQQCPKSDCMYLHELGDPEASFTKDEMHQGKHQEYEKRLHEALIASSNGSVTTNSKSGDNKLGNGTGTVPSKEAWPSLSVSPVNTKEQPTKSNGKGNKEGNRKHDKTRGDKKGQKNQKGRNDSSNNNSSSNHNKAEHNNNITNGVTTTSTNHHHQQNGTTKDTSSQSQTTNDTGTRATTPGSTSTTSSNDKQPTKQQQQQQQQQQHQQHPAANHISADDEVNLIDDLDKDTSSEDNDAKNGDTRSLSSSSSNSCNSGESGSTLSESTSGKSSPGSFPDHPLAATPESQKTTTSSSSSSSSMTDTQGDLSSDSSITQQQQIPNSSADTNSSNTTNSSKSEMSNITSIVTQSSDESTLIDTSACLSKLSLFDDNNSFFSPSFDQFFKEKLDNDNRTVINNQINNAITSQLPDLLSGIDGYQNQNTSSSILNGLSGIGGGLCGLGGLNPSTGANTTVSSNNSFIDSPDKFILSTLNSAEEWEQALKILMMRSTKPMEEQQHQQQEEYLRLQELQKRNLMNTIGMNPPHLHDFNGDFLHNGTDMNRLSQSHLYQQQQQQQQQQHRQPNNLHADHNSIFGTNMSKFFDFHKNQQQQQMQHQHLLMNGYAMLNDHRDHLSMAALLENRMNSQHMEHTNGLIGQQLQKQRIFNKFDQIGSHNSSNMLMNPNNNPQQQQNRIHNQYPQNAPVDDDLGFDPFFETQKALAEIMENEQSQNNHNKHLLESCQRTRMPPPGFNHMNAFGFGVPRPQGSKILPFMNNAQQQMPQQNNWPHHMGSFPQSQPPQQQQQQGNEQQMHMGQPNQNHNKAGYGNMSDWTAMDPAILSFRQFPSYPSHQQHDMFMHLNPQSGQGFGHHGQQMQNNMMNQQQQQQQQQQQQQNSAPQVNYSHSNWFNNSNEQSMFMNSLGNGYTRNKQQKTECIN